A region of Planococcus sp. MSAK28401 DNA encodes the following proteins:
- a CDS encoding NCS2 family permease, translating to MANWMDRFFGLNENGTTIKREMTAGLIGFFTVVYIIAVNSLILSESGMPIEYAIIGTIAASVIGALLMGFWGNAPILLIPGMGINALFSYTLVQSMGLSWQEALAVVFVSGVIFVFVAFTRFSKMLSEAVPNSLKEAITVGLGLFLMLLGLEKGGLVGPGDGAILSLGSLSDPLVLSTIVTFLLAIILFIRNVPGNFLITIVLGTVIAYFFGMIDLGQLSEPGVNTAEAFAVFGAMSFGNFLSTTFWVAVFSLTMVLVFENIGLVHGQVNFIGRPEKYSRAFQATSVSTMASGFLGTSPTVASVESAAAMAAGGRTGLTSLTAGFLFMGAAFFIPLIKIIPDSAIAPILIIIGGLMLQNIKNLDMKDMSETFPALLIIALIPFTYSIADGIAIGFILYPVLKVAIGKWREVSPALYVIACLFFVNYVFHVVG from the coding sequence ATGGCAAATTGGATGGACCGGTTTTTCGGTCTTAACGAAAACGGGACGACCATCAAGCGGGAAATGACTGCCGGCTTGATCGGATTTTTTACCGTTGTGTACATCATCGCCGTCAACTCGCTGATTTTATCGGAGTCCGGCATGCCAATCGAGTACGCGATCATCGGCACCATTGCTGCTTCCGTCATCGGCGCATTATTGATGGGCTTTTGGGGCAATGCGCCCATCTTGCTCATTCCGGGCATGGGAATCAACGCATTGTTCTCCTATACGCTCGTCCAGTCGATGGGGCTGAGCTGGCAGGAAGCGCTTGCGGTCGTCTTTGTCTCGGGTGTCATTTTCGTCTTTGTCGCGTTTACGCGCTTTTCGAAAATGCTCAGCGAGGCCGTGCCGAATTCGCTGAAAGAAGCGATCACGGTGGGGCTCGGGCTGTTTCTGATGCTATTAGGCCTTGAGAAAGGCGGCCTTGTCGGGCCAGGAGACGGTGCGATTCTGTCGCTCGGTTCGCTGTCGGATCCGCTCGTGCTGTCGACAATCGTGACGTTTTTGCTCGCGATCATTTTATTTATCCGCAATGTGCCGGGAAATTTTCTGATCACCATTGTACTGGGAACGGTCATTGCCTATTTCTTCGGCATGATCGATCTTGGCCAATTGAGCGAGCCAGGCGTCAATACGGCAGAAGCCTTTGCGGTGTTCGGCGCGATGTCGTTCGGCAATTTTTTGTCGACAACGTTTTGGGTGGCGGTATTTTCCCTGACGATGGTCTTGGTGTTTGAAAACATCGGCCTCGTCCACGGACAGGTGAATTTCATCGGCCGTCCGGAAAAATATTCGCGCGCGTTCCAGGCGACTTCAGTCTCGACGATGGCTTCCGGATTTCTCGGCACGAGCCCGACTGTGGCCAGTGTGGAAAGTGCGGCAGCGATGGCTGCTGGCGGGCGCACCGGTTTGACTTCACTGACGGCCGGCTTTTTGTTTATGGGTGCAGCGTTCTTCATTCCACTGATCAAGATCATTCCCGACAGCGCGATTGCGCCGATTTTAATCATCATCGGCGGGTTGATGCTTCAGAATATCAAGAATCTCGACATGAAGGACATGAGCGAAACTTTTCCGGCATTGTTGATCATTGCGCTGATTCCGTTTACGTACAGTATTGCGGACGGCATCGCGATCGGGTTTATCCTGTATCCGGTGCTGAAAGTGGCGATCGGCAAATGGCGTGAAGTTTCCCCGGCTCTTTATGTGATTGCTTGTCTATTTTTCGTCAATTACGTGTTTCACGTGGTCGGCTGA
- a CDS encoding DHA2 family efflux MFS transporter permease subunit: protein MAGVFVAILNQTLLATALPHIMEDLDITANTAQWLTTVFMLVNGVMIPITAFLINKYTTRHLFFVAMGLFATGTIICALAPGFSTLMIGRIVQASGAGIMMPLAQTVLFVIFPIEKRGQAMGMFGLIISFAPAIGPTLSGYLVGQYPWRSLFYIVIPIALIDLALAYFFLRNVTERTFPKIDILSIMLSTLGFGGLLYGFSSAGAAGWGSVSVIASIGIGAVALGFFIRRQGRLKQPILEFRVFKYGLFTLSTILSIIVFVTMIGSATILPIYMQDMHGFTALESGLMLLPGAIIMGLMNPIAGRIFDKVGGKWLAVAGLSIVTGSTFQFTVLTAETAFVYLTVMHAIRMFGVALVMMPVTTAGLNQLPDHLIPHGTAMSNTMRQVSGSIGTALLVTIMTSAALDPDRYGVEGLIRGVNISFMVTGVLSAIGIVLAFFMKNPKHQEHSEG, encoded by the coding sequence ATGGCCGGCGTTTTTGTGGCGATACTCAATCAGACGCTGCTCGCCACCGCTTTGCCGCATATAATGGAAGATCTCGATATCACCGCCAACACGGCGCAATGGCTGACCACAGTGTTCATGCTCGTCAATGGCGTCATGATTCCGATCACTGCTTTTTTAATCAATAAATACACGACCCGCCATTTGTTTTTTGTCGCTATGGGCTTGTTCGCCACCGGGACAATCATCTGTGCACTCGCACCTGGCTTCAGCACTTTAATGATTGGGCGGATCGTCCAGGCCTCGGGGGCCGGCATCATGATGCCGCTCGCACAGACTGTATTGTTCGTCATCTTCCCCATTGAAAAGCGAGGGCAGGCAATGGGCATGTTCGGCTTGATCATTTCCTTCGCACCGGCAATCGGGCCGACTTTATCCGGATATTTGGTCGGGCAATACCCGTGGCGTTCGTTGTTCTATATCGTCATCCCGATCGCACTCATTGATTTGGCGTTGGCGTATTTCTTCCTGCGCAATGTAACGGAACGAACTTTCCCGAAAATCGATATTTTGTCGATCATGCTGTCGACCCTAGGGTTCGGCGGCTTGCTTTACGGCTTTTCGAGTGCGGGGGCAGCGGGCTGGGGCAGCGTTTCAGTCATCGCATCGATCGGCATCGGGGCTGTCGCTTTAGGGTTCTTCATCCGCCGGCAGGGCAGGCTCAAGCAGCCGATCTTGGAATTCCGTGTCTTTAAATACGGCTTGTTTACATTGTCGACGATTCTCAGCATCATCGTCTTCGTGACGATGATCGGCAGTGCGACGATCTTGCCGATCTATATGCAGGACATGCACGGGTTTACTGCTCTTGAATCCGGGCTCATGCTGCTGCCAGGTGCCATCATCATGGGGCTCATGAACCCGATTGCGGGCCGTATTTTCGATAAAGTCGGCGGCAAATGGCTGGCGGTGGCCGGACTGTCGATCGTCACCGGCTCGACCTTCCAGTTTACGGTGCTGACGGCCGAGACGGCGTTTGTCTATCTGACCGTCATGCACGCTATCCGTATGTTCGGCGTCGCACTCGTCATGATGCCTGTGACGACAGCGGGGCTCAATCAATTGCCGGACCACCTCATTCCGCACGGCACGGCCATGAGCAATACGATGCGCCAAGTATCGGGTTCAATCGGTACGGCGCTGCTGGTAACCATTATGACCAGCGCCGCGCTCGATCCGGATCGCTACGGCGTAGAAGGGCTGATCCGCGGCGTTAACATTTCGTTTATGGTGACCGGGGTATTGAGTGCAATCGGTATTGTATTGGCATTCTTTATGAAAAACCCAAAACACCAGGAGCATAGCGAAGGATGA
- a CDS encoding MerR family transcriptional regulator, protein MYNIKAAAKILDMPKVTIRSWETRYNAITPARTESGHRLYSDQNLEDLKWLKIQVQENGMKISEAVKQLHTSRKQFYHPEVTDSHEPIEYARQIEELYQAAVEIDIDRFNYLLDLKFSLFHHQTVFFHIIAPLMVRIGAEWENGQISVAHEHMITNIIQQRFNQFFRVFPVAPHLPRVLALSPSGEHHQLGLLLFSLFLRENGFHVVYTGPDTPLEGLAEMVAKQDFQLVCMSVMTPKSRPVAEQYIKELSDAVPGLNFLLGGQGIDCDDEKINRYCIGTTLESWQQWLDGFKTAHTL, encoded by the coding sequence ATGTACAACATCAAAGCTGCAGCCAAAATACTCGACATGCCTAAAGTGACCATCCGCTCCTGGGAGACGCGCTATAATGCCATCACGCCTGCGCGCACAGAATCGGGTCATCGCCTGTATTCCGATCAAAACTTAGAGGATTTGAAATGGCTGAAAATCCAAGTTCAGGAAAATGGCATGAAAATCAGCGAAGCTGTGAAGCAATTGCACACTTCAAGGAAACAATTCTACCACCCAGAAGTCACCGATTCACACGAACCCATTGAGTATGCAAGGCAAATTGAAGAGCTGTACCAAGCCGCTGTAGAAATAGACATTGACCGTTTTAATTATTTGCTTGATTTGAAGTTCTCGCTATTCCACCACCAAACCGTCTTCTTCCATATCATCGCGCCGCTTATGGTGCGAATCGGTGCAGAATGGGAAAATGGCCAAATCAGCGTCGCCCATGAACATATGATCACCAATATCATCCAGCAGCGCTTCAACCAGTTTTTCCGGGTCTTCCCGGTAGCGCCCCATCTCCCGAGAGTGCTGGCGCTTAGCCCGAGTGGCGAACACCACCAGCTGGGATTATTATTGTTCTCGTTGTTCCTGCGTGAAAACGGCTTCCACGTCGTCTACACGGGGCCGGACACACCGCTTGAGGGCCTAGCAGAAATGGTGGCCAAGCAGGATTTCCAGTTGGTTTGCATGTCTGTTATGACGCCAAAAAGCCGGCCAGTTGCAGAACAATACATCAAAGAACTTTCTGATGCTGTTCCCGGCCTTAACTTTTTACTGGGCGGGCAAGGCATCGATTGCGATGATGAAAAAATCAACCGCTATTGCATCGGCACCACACTCGAATCCTGGCAGCAATGGCTCGACGGATTCAAGACAGCCCATACCTTGTAA
- a CDS encoding acetyl-CoA hydrolase/transferase family protein has translation MDQRLERIKLTALHERIVSAEQAASWITDGMAIGLSGFTRAGDAKAVPNALAQRREQEPFQIDVYTGASLGSGIDGRFAQAGIVRKRAPYQSDPVMRSAINSGEVQFVDHHLSQTAEWVRGGVTGPLDFAIIEALGITREGLLIPTTSVGNSMVFAHHADNLIIEINTAQPMELEGLHDCYEPQAIGSRQPIPLVSPRDRIGTKGIPIDPSKVKGIVWTDQADSPSPIEPPDEETDIMAGHLLKFLRGEVQAGRLSKSLPPLQSGVGSVANAVLHGLIDSEFEGLELYSEVLQDAVFDLLDSGKALFASASAITLSKPYMERIYQNLGRYRDRLVLRPQEISNHPEIIRRLGLISINTALEFDLYGNVNSTHIAGTKMMNGIGGSGDFGRNAQLAIFVTKSTAKNGRISCVVPFASHVDHTEHDVDVLVTEHGFADIRNLAPRERAERIIANCVHPDYHSQLQDYFKEAIAQGGHTPHVLDEALSWHARYKRTGTMLKKSP, from the coding sequence ATGGATCAACGACTCGAACGAATCAAGTTAACGGCTTTGCATGAACGGATAGTTAGTGCTGAACAGGCAGCCTCCTGGATAACGGACGGCATGGCGATCGGGCTCAGCGGATTCACGCGCGCAGGTGATGCCAAGGCCGTACCAAATGCCTTAGCGCAGCGCAGGGAGCAAGAGCCGTTTCAAATCGATGTCTACACAGGCGCTTCACTCGGTTCCGGAATTGACGGGCGTTTCGCACAAGCAGGCATCGTCCGAAAACGCGCGCCGTATCAATCCGATCCGGTCATGCGTTCTGCGATCAATTCGGGAGAGGTGCAATTCGTGGATCACCATTTGTCCCAAACGGCGGAATGGGTTCGCGGAGGCGTGACGGGCCCTTTGGATTTTGCCATTATTGAAGCGCTTGGCATCACGCGGGAAGGCTTGTTAATCCCGACCACTTCCGTCGGCAACTCGATGGTATTCGCCCATCATGCGGACAACCTCATTATTGAAATCAATACGGCACAGCCGATGGAACTTGAAGGGCTCCACGATTGCTACGAACCGCAAGCGATTGGATCGAGACAGCCGATCCCGCTCGTCTCGCCCAGGGACCGTATTGGCACAAAAGGCATCCCGATCGATCCGTCGAAAGTGAAAGGCATCGTCTGGACCGATCAAGCAGATTCGCCCTCGCCAATCGAGCCGCCTGATGAGGAAACGGATATCATGGCGGGACACTTGCTTAAGTTCCTGCGTGGGGAAGTGCAAGCCGGCCGCTTGAGCAAAAGTCTGCCGCCGCTTCAATCAGGTGTCGGATCTGTTGCAAATGCGGTGCTGCATGGCCTGATCGATTCGGAATTTGAAGGGCTGGAACTGTATTCCGAAGTGCTGCAAGATGCTGTGTTCGATTTGCTCGATTCTGGCAAGGCGTTATTCGCTTCTGCTTCGGCGATTACTTTATCCAAGCCTTATATGGAAAGAATTTATCAAAATCTCGGGCGCTACCGGGATCGTTTAGTGCTGCGGCCGCAGGAAATTTCCAATCATCCAGAAATCATTCGGCGCCTCGGCCTTATTTCCATCAACACGGCGTTGGAATTCGATTTATACGGCAATGTCAATTCAACTCATATCGCCGGCACCAAAATGATGAACGGCATCGGTGGGTCGGGTGATTTTGGGCGCAATGCGCAGCTCGCCATTTTCGTCACCAAATCCACCGCCAAGAATGGGAGGATTTCTTGTGTTGTGCCGTTCGCTTCCCATGTCGACCACACAGAACATGATGTAGACGTGTTGGTCACAGAGCACGGCTTTGCTGATATTCGCAACTTGGCACCACGTGAACGGGCGGAGCGGATTATCGCGAATTGCGTCCATCCGGATTACCATT
- a CDS encoding NupC/NupG family nucleoside CNT transporter, whose translation MNLLWGIFGIIVVLGIAFLFSDGKKSIKPRTILGGLAIQLTFAFMVLEWELGRQALLKLSQGVQNIINYAGEGIAFVFGPAADTEGFGFVFAFQVLTIIIFFSSLISVLYYLGIMQFIIRILGGALSKLLGTSKAESISASANIFVGQTEAPLVVRPFLPNMSKSELFAVMTGGLASVAGSTLAGYALLGVPLEYLLAASFMAAPAGLIMAKIMIPEQEEIEEKEFVMEKDDRSVNVVDAAARGASDGLQLALNVGAMLLAFIALIALANGVLGGIGGYFGAENITIQGILGYIFAPLAFAIGVPWAEAVQAGSYIGQKLVLNEFVAYTAFAPEIANLSPKTVIIVSFALCGFANFSSLAILLGGLGAMAPSRRPEIARLGMRAIAAGMLASLLSAAIAGMFV comes from the coding sequence GTGAATTTATTGTGGGGCATCTTCGGTATCATCGTCGTTCTTGGAATCGCTTTCTTGTTCTCTGATGGGAAAAAATCCATCAAGCCGCGGACGATTCTCGGCGGATTGGCCATACAGCTTACGTTTGCGTTCATGGTGCTGGAATGGGAACTTGGCAGACAGGCCTTGCTCAAATTGTCGCAAGGCGTTCAAAACATTATCAATTATGCTGGTGAAGGGATCGCGTTTGTGTTCGGTCCTGCAGCGGATACCGAGGGATTCGGGTTCGTCTTCGCTTTCCAAGTGCTGACGATCATCATTTTCTTCTCGTCTTTAATTTCTGTGCTTTATTATTTGGGCATCATGCAATTCATTATCCGCATACTCGGCGGGGCCTTGTCGAAGTTGCTTGGAACGAGTAAAGCAGAATCAATTTCGGCATCGGCTAACATCTTCGTCGGCCAGACGGAAGCGCCGCTTGTCGTGCGCCCGTTCCTGCCGAATATGAGCAAGTCGGAATTGTTCGCAGTCATGACAGGCGGGCTTGCATCGGTTGCGGGTTCTACACTGGCAGGCTATGCACTTCTCGGTGTCCCACTTGAATACTTGCTCGCTGCGAGTTTCATGGCGGCGCCTGCCGGCTTGATCATGGCGAAAATCATGATCCCAGAACAGGAAGAAATCGAAGAAAAAGAGTTTGTCATGGAAAAAGACGACCGTTCCGTCAACGTGGTTGATGCAGCGGCACGCGGGGCTTCAGATGGCCTCCAGCTGGCCTTGAACGTCGGGGCGATGCTTTTGGCGTTTATCGCACTCATCGCACTGGCAAATGGTGTCCTTGGCGGAATCGGCGGATACTTTGGCGCTGAAAACATCACCATTCAAGGCATTCTCGGCTATATCTTTGCGCCGCTTGCGTTTGCGATCGGTGTGCCGTGGGCAGAAGCGGTTCAAGCCGGAAGCTATATCGGCCAGAAGCTCGTCTTGAACGAGTTTGTCGCTTATACAGCATTTGCTCCGGAAATTGCGAACCTGTCTCCGAAAACGGTCATCATCGTCAGTTTCGCGCTTTGTGGATTTGCCAACTTCAGCTCACTCGCCATCCTTCTCGGCGGGCTCGGTGCGATGGCGCCAAGCCGCCGTCCGGAAATCGCGCGCCTTGGCATGCGTGCCATTGCAGCGGGTATGCTTGCATCGCTTTTGAGCGCAGCAATCGCAGGGATGTTCGTTTAA
- a CDS encoding MFS transporter: MSKDQRKKILILMINMFIAIASFGIIIPILPSYLVSINQGGMAAGLMIAIFAAAQFLFSPIAGKWADQYGRRIMIIWGLAGLTLSMFIFYASDFIWVLYFSRVIGGIGAAMLVPAIFAYIADITTFEQRAKGTSLVSAAMSLGIVIGPGIGGFLADYNIKLPFLVSALVSLAAVLFSVFVLKDSDAEKADPDLALTMTQSESMLKKIGRSTSVPYFLPLVITLVMSFGLLAYESVLGLYLDNQFNSTAKDIAFMITATGTVSVIVQLFVVDRIVSRFGEIGVLITFLGVAAGGFLASLFASSYVMFFGVSLIIFLATSILRPVLNTLISKLAEGEVGFAMGMNNAYMSIGNVMGPLLAGILFDINIIFPFILGLLLLLATLVITAGWQRSRSAKQARTVEQ, encoded by the coding sequence ATGTCCAAAGACCAACGCAAAAAGATCTTGATTTTGATGATCAATATGTTCATCGCCATCGCCAGTTTCGGCATCATTATCCCGATTCTGCCGTCATATCTTGTTTCCATCAATCAAGGTGGCATGGCAGCCGGCCTGATGATCGCCATATTCGCTGCTGCCCAGTTCCTCTTCTCGCCGATTGCCGGTAAATGGGCAGATCAATACGGGCGCCGCATCATGATTATCTGGGGCCTTGCGGGGCTCACTTTATCGATGTTTATTTTCTATGCTTCCGACTTTATTTGGGTGCTGTATTTCTCCCGCGTCATCGGGGGAATCGGTGCGGCCATGCTTGTTCCAGCCATTTTCGCATATATCGCTGACATCACTACTTTCGAACAACGCGCTAAAGGCACAAGCCTAGTATCTGCGGCAATGTCACTGGGCATCGTTATCGGGCCCGGAATCGGTGGTTTTCTCGCCGATTACAATATAAAGCTGCCATTTCTCGTATCAGCGCTCGTATCCCTTGCAGCGGTGCTGTTTTCCGTTTTCGTGTTAAAAGACAGCGACGCCGAAAAAGCGGATCCGGATCTCGCTTTGACAATGACACAATCCGAATCAATGCTTAAAAAGATCGGCCGCTCAACTTCGGTTCCTTACTTTTTGCCGCTGGTCATCACGCTGGTCATGAGCTTTGGCTTGCTTGCCTACGAATCCGTCCTCGGGCTTTATCTCGACAATCAATTTAATTCCACTGCGAAAGACATCGCCTTTATGATCACAGCAACCGGTACAGTGAGTGTCATCGTTCAATTATTTGTCGTTGACCGCATTGTCTCGCGCTTTGGCGAGATTGGCGTCTTGATCACGTTTCTCGGCGTTGCAGCGGGCGGGTTCCTCGCATCGCTATTTGCGAGTAGTTATGTCATGTTCTTTGGGGTGTCACTGATCATCTTCCTGGCCACTTCGATTTTACGACCGGTGTTGAATACATTGATTTCAAAACTCGCAGAAGGCGAAGTCGGCTTTGCCATGGGCATGAACAATGCCTATATGAGCATCGGCAATGTCATGGGGCCTCTCCTGGCCGGCATTCTATTCGACATCAATATCATTTTCCCATTCATTCTCGGCCTGTTGTTGCTGTTGGCTACACTGGTCATCACAGCCGGCTGGCAGCGCTCAAGGTCTGCCAAGCAGGCACGCACAGTCGAACAATGA